One Candidatus Dependentiae bacterium genomic window, TCCTGTTTTGAATAAAATTGATCTTCCTAATGCAGATCCGGATCGTATCTCACACCAGTTAGAATCATTATTTGATTTCAAAAAAAGTGAAATTATTGCTGCTTCTGCAAAAGCAAATATTGGTATGACCGACATTCTAAATGCCATCATTGAACGTATTCCAGCACCAAAAGGTTCTATTAACCTACCTCTCAAAGCACTTTTATTTGATTCTTGGTTTGATGAATACCGTGGCGTAATATGCTTGATCGCGGTACAAGATGGTATTATCAAAAAAGGCGATTTAATAAACTTAGCACGATCTGAAACCACGTATGAAGTTTTAGAAATTGGTATTATGTATCCAGAGCCAACGCCACTTGAAGCACTCTATCCAGGACAAGTTGGTTACTTAATCACGGGCATGAAAACCGTACGTGAAGCACGTGTTGGTGATACTATTTATCACCATAAAAAACCGGTAACACCTTTTCCGGGATTCAAACCTGCAAAACCAATGGTCTTTGCCGGCATATATCCGGTTATTTCCGATGAATTTACTGAGCTCAGTGAAGCAATTGAAAAACTTACCTTGAATGATGCAAGCGTCACCACTGAGAAAAAAACATCGGCTGCTCTTGGTCTAGGGTTCAGATGTGGCTTTTTGGGTTTGTTGCACATGGATGTATTCAAACAACGTCTAGAACAAGAATATAATCTCTCAGTCATTGCAACAGCACCCAGCGTACTATATAAAATAAAACTCGCTCATACCGGTGAAATTCTTAATATAGAAAGCCCTGCTGATTTTCCTGAGTCAAATAAAATTGAAGAAATTTTAGAACCAATCATCAATGCTACTATTATTACACCTACTAAATACTTAGGAAATTTAATAAAACTCTGTGAAGAAAAACGTGGCATTCAAAAAGATATGCGCTACATGGATGAGGAACGGGTTATATTAAAATATCGCTTACCACTCAATGAAGTTGCAACTGATTTTTATGATGAACTCAAATCACTCAGTTCTGGATACGCAAGTTTTGACTATGAAGAAGCTGGTTATGAACCTGCTGATTTGGTCAAAATGGATATTTTACTTAATAGTAAAGTAGTTGACGCACTCTCTTGCATTGTGCACCGAGATAAAGCGTATTATATTGGCCGTGAATTGACTGCTCGCCTGAAAAAAGCAATTCCACGCCAATTGTATGAGGTAATCATTCAAGCTGCACTTGGTGCAAAAGTTCTTGCTCGTGATCGTGTAGCTCCATTGCGTAAAGATGTAACTGCAAAATGTTACGGTGGTGATATTACGCGCAAACGTAAACTACTTGAAAAACAAAAAGAAGGTAAAAAGAAGATGAAACAAGTAGGGAATGTTGAAGTACCACAGGAAGCGTTCTTGAGTATCTTGAAAAAGTAAATTATATAAGCCAAATAGATACCCATATGTGTTAGCTATTTCTTCTTGCAGAAAATATGCTATAGTCATTAAGTTACTTTCTTGATCATGCGG contains:
- the lepA gene encoding translation elongation factor 4, producing the protein MATKKIDLKNFSPDLVRNFSIIAHIDHGKSTLSDRLLEDTGTITNREKKEQFLDKLQVERERGITVKAQSASMFYEYQGKTYLLNLIDTPGHVDFSYEVSRSLYACQGALLLVDAAQGVQAQTMANFYLAFDQDLSIIPVLNKIDLPNADPDRISHQLESLFDFKKSEIIAASAKANIGMTDILNAIIERIPAPKGSINLPLKALLFDSWFDEYRGVICLIAVQDGIIKKGDLINLARSETTYEVLEIGIMYPEPTPLEALYPGQVGYLITGMKTVREARVGDTIYHHKKPVTPFPGFKPAKPMVFAGIYPVISDEFTELSEAIEKLTLNDASVTTEKKTSAALGLGFRCGFLGLLHMDVFKQRLEQEYNLSVIATAPSVLYKIKLAHTGEILNIESPADFPESNKIEEILEPIINATIITPTKYLGNLIKLCEEKRGIQKDMRYMDEERVILKYRLPLNEVATDFYDELKSLSSGYASFDYEEAGYEPADLVKMDILLNSKVVDALSCIVHRDKAYYIGRELTARLKKAIPRQLYEVIIQAALGAKVLARDRVAPLRKDVTAKCYGGDITRKRKLLEKQKEGKKKMKQVGNVEVPQEAFLSILKK